In the Leifsonia sp. 466MF genome, one interval contains:
- a CDS encoding chorismate mutase — MPENSDVAAALEQLHSIRQSIDNIDAAVIHMLAERFKFTQQVGALKAEHGLPAADPEREKEQIQRLRALAEESHLDPAFAEKFLTFIIAEVIHHHERIAGENGR, encoded by the coding sequence ATGCCCGAAAACAGCGACGTGGCGGCTGCGCTTGAGCAGCTGCACAGCATCCGGCAGAGCATCGACAACATCGACGCCGCGGTCATCCACATGCTCGCGGAGCGATTCAAGTTCACGCAACAGGTGGGTGCGCTGAAGGCCGAGCACGGGCTCCCGGCGGCCGACCCGGAGCGCGAGAAGGAGCAGATCCAGCGTCTCCGTGCGCTGGCCGAGGAGAGTCACCTCGACCCCGCCTTCGCGGAGAAGTTCCTCACATTCATCATCGCGGAGGTCATCCACCACCACGAGCGCATCGCCGGCGAGAACGGCAGATAG
- a CDS encoding glycosyltransferase family 2 protein encodes MLHTIGVVVCLILALTGLIPVVAAAATFVVIPFHAWINHYKKAAPYLPRVAIVVPAWNEGAVIGASIDRLMKLDYPRDALRIYVVDDASTDDTPEVVRGRAELYPGNVHLLRREQGGQGKAHTLNHGIAKVLEDDWMEALLIMDADVIYTPESLRRMTRHLADPDVGAVSAYISEGSSDRNYLTKFISVEYVLSQPAARRAQNVLGAQACLAGGAQLHTRENLLAIGGRIDTSSLAEDTITTFETQLLGKKVVFEPHAHVLAEEPRAVDALWKQRLRWARGNVTVTARYSKVWFRPSRLHHLGGISFGIVWFSLWLLPLIMILSSIGLAGLLFLQDGVATTVFRILWISAALAYLFVLILGAQTDGRSTRHELGHVLLFPGIINMLVMITALFPPVMLVWLPGLFGVTLSEPALFTITLAIYIWIPFSMVVAWLARKAEKVRAGRWLSPALIYLAGYGSLLCAITFDSYLKELAGAEARWDKTEKVGRVAAG; translated from the coding sequence GTGCTGCACACGATCGGCGTCGTCGTGTGCCTCATCCTCGCGCTCACCGGGCTCATCCCGGTCGTCGCCGCGGCAGCGACCTTCGTCGTCATCCCCTTCCACGCCTGGATCAACCACTACAAGAAGGCCGCCCCCTACCTCCCGCGCGTGGCGATCGTCGTGCCGGCGTGGAACGAGGGAGCGGTCATCGGCGCATCCATCGACCGGCTGATGAAACTGGACTACCCGCGCGACGCCCTGCGCATCTACGTGGTCGACGACGCGAGCACCGACGACACCCCCGAGGTCGTCCGGGGGCGCGCAGAGCTGTACCCGGGCAACGTCCACCTGCTCCGCCGGGAGCAGGGCGGCCAGGGCAAGGCGCACACGCTCAACCACGGCATCGCGAAGGTGCTGGAGGACGACTGGATGGAGGCGCTCCTCATCATGGACGCCGACGTCATCTACACCCCCGAGTCGCTGCGGCGCATGACCCGGCACCTGGCCGACCCCGATGTGGGCGCCGTGTCGGCGTACATCAGCGAGGGCAGCAGCGACCGCAACTACCTGACCAAGTTCATCAGCGTCGAGTACGTGCTCTCGCAGCCGGCGGCCCGCCGGGCGCAGAACGTGCTGGGCGCACAGGCGTGCCTCGCCGGCGGCGCGCAGCTGCACACCCGCGAGAACCTGCTCGCGATCGGCGGCCGCATCGACACGTCGTCGCTGGCGGAGGACACGATCACGACGTTCGAGACGCAGCTGCTCGGCAAGAAGGTCGTCTTCGAACCGCACGCGCACGTGCTCGCCGAGGAGCCCCGCGCTGTCGACGCCCTGTGGAAGCAGCGTCTCCGCTGGGCGCGCGGCAACGTCACCGTCACCGCGCGGTACTCCAAGGTGTGGTTCCGCCCGTCCCGCCTCCACCACCTGGGCGGCATCAGCTTCGGCATCGTCTGGTTCAGCCTCTGGCTGCTCCCCCTCATCATGATCCTGTCGTCGATCGGGCTCGCCGGTCTGCTGTTCCTCCAGGACGGCGTCGCCACGACGGTGTTCCGCATCCTGTGGATCTCGGCCGCGCTCGCCTACCTCTTCGTGCTCATCCTGGGAGCACAGACCGACGGGAGGTCGACCAGGCACGAGCTGGGCCACGTCCTGCTGTTCCCCGGCATCATCAACATGCTCGTGATGATCACCGCGCTCTTCCCGCCGGTCATGCTGGTGTGGCTGCCCGGGCTGTTCGGCGTGACGCTGAGCGAGCCGGCCCTGTTCACCATCACACTCGCGATCTACATCTGGATCCCGTTCTCCATGGTCGTCGCCTGGCTCGCTCGCAAGGCGGAGAAGGTCCGCGCCGGCCGCTGGCTGTCGCCCGCGCTGATCTACCTGGCCGGATACGGCTCCCTGCTGTGCGCGATCACGTTCGACTCGTACCTCAAGGAGCTCGCGGGCGCGGAGGCACGCTGGGACAAGACGGAGAAGGTCGGCCGGGTCGCCGCAGGCTGA
- a CDS encoding permease, which translates to MTTLRLAWLFGRRSVSARSTVILPVVAFAVVTALLLIVAGGAQAFFSWTDDIAGLYQVLAVIALSLLVVPLVALGGSAARLSARRRDDRLASLRLLGATPALVTALTVIESTVLALVGAIAGALMALLVSPLVALIPFRGEPLGMSILLSPLWVAVAVAGIGALAAVSAVVGLRGVILSPLGVRTRQQAPRVHWVRVLITVGVVAVVAVAMTALRAVADIGIVMVVLAVGFGGSIAVLNLIGPWVLRLVASGQARRARTARRLLAARAVLESPKAAWRQVSGVAMTSFMAVFAGVGVALMDAAGDSGDPQSRLLVADIRTGVLITVIASFLMVACSAGVNQAAAILDRRDLYVSLDRIGMPVAEMNAARSRAILSPLRVTAIGSAVTAAVVVLPLTGMSLLLSPLTLVTVAACLAAGVLLVWAALRATRPVLTRVLAEPSASL; encoded by the coding sequence ATGACGACCCTGCGGCTCGCGTGGCTCTTCGGCCGACGCAGTGTCTCCGCCCGCTCCACCGTGATCCTGCCGGTCGTAGCCTTCGCCGTCGTGACGGCGCTGCTGCTGATCGTCGCGGGTGGAGCGCAGGCGTTCTTCTCCTGGACGGACGACATCGCCGGCCTCTACCAGGTGCTCGCGGTCATCGCCCTCTCCCTGCTGGTGGTGCCGCTCGTCGCGCTCGGCGGCTCCGCAGCACGGCTCTCGGCCCGACGGAGGGACGACCGGCTGGCCAGCCTTCGGCTGCTCGGCGCGACGCCCGCGCTGGTGACCGCACTGACGGTCATCGAGTCGACCGTGCTCGCGCTCGTCGGGGCGATCGCCGGTGCCCTGATGGCGCTGCTCGTGTCGCCCCTGGTGGCGCTCATCCCGTTCCGCGGCGAGCCGCTCGGGATGTCCATCCTGCTGTCCCCGCTGTGGGTGGCGGTCGCGGTTGCCGGTATCGGGGCTCTGGCCGCGGTGAGCGCCGTCGTCGGGCTGCGCGGCGTCATCCTGTCTCCCCTCGGCGTGCGCACGCGGCAACAGGCGCCGCGAGTGCACTGGGTGCGCGTCCTGATCACGGTCGGAGTGGTGGCCGTCGTCGCCGTCGCCATGACCGCGCTGCGGGCCGTGGCCGATATAGGGATCGTGATGGTCGTCCTCGCCGTCGGGTTCGGCGGGAGCATCGCCGTTCTGAACCTCATCGGCCCGTGGGTGCTGCGGCTGGTCGCCTCCGGGCAGGCCCGTCGGGCGCGGACCGCCCGGCGCCTGCTGGCTGCTCGGGCGGTGCTCGAATCGCCCAAGGCCGCGTGGCGACAGGTATCCGGTGTCGCGATGACCAGCTTCATGGCCGTGTTCGCCGGCGTCGGCGTCGCCCTGATGGATGCGGCGGGCGACTCGGGCGACCCGCAGTCGCGGCTGCTGGTCGCGGACATCCGCACCGGCGTGCTCATCACCGTCATCGCGTCGTTCCTGATGGTCGCGTGCTCGGCCGGCGTGAACCAGGCGGCCGCCATCCTCGACCGCCGCGACCTCTACGTGAGCCTCGACCGGATCGGGATGCCCGTCGCCGAGATGAACGCCGCGCGCAGCCGCGCCATCCTGTCGCCCCTACGGGTGACCGCGATCGGGTCGGCGGTCACGGCGGCCGTCGTGGTGCTGCCGCTCACCGGGATGAGCCTCCTGCTGTCCCCGCTCACGCTGGTGACGGTGGCGGCGTGCCTCGCCGCCGGTGTGCTGCTCGTGTGGGCGGCCCTGCGGGCCACGCGGCCGGTTCTCACGCGGGTGCTCGCGGAGCCATCCGCCAGTCTGTGA
- a CDS encoding CE1759 family FMN reductase: MNTSDLRPFRVVVVNAGVSDPSSTKMLADRLALRVEAAAQRDGRTVETLNLDLRELLPELGAALASGHLGPKFTKAIEALKSADGIIATAPVYKAGPSGLFTSFFQVLDNDLLIAKPVVLGATAGTARHALVVDGEMRSLFAFLRTMTTPTSVFASTEDWQDKALGKRIDRAARELVVLMESEVESKITDTSWDSYQHEFGSAGGNELGIDLGSDLMRLAAGGTLPGTRK, encoded by the coding sequence ATGAACACATCAGACCTGCGGCCGTTCCGCGTCGTCGTGGTGAACGCGGGCGTCAGCGACCCGTCGTCCACCAAGATGCTCGCCGACCGCCTCGCCCTGCGCGTGGAGGCGGCCGCCCAGCGCGACGGCCGCACGGTCGAGACGCTCAACCTCGACCTGCGCGAACTCCTGCCGGAGCTGGGCGCCGCCCTGGCGTCCGGGCACCTGGGGCCGAAGTTCACCAAGGCGATCGAGGCGCTGAAGTCGGCCGACGGCATCATCGCGACCGCCCCGGTGTACAAGGCGGGACCGAGCGGGCTGTTCACCTCGTTCTTCCAGGTGCTCGACAACGACCTGCTGATCGCCAAGCCTGTCGTGCTCGGCGCGACCGCGGGCACCGCCCGCCACGCGCTCGTCGTCGACGGCGAGATGCGATCGCTGTTCGCGTTCCTCCGGACCATGACGACGCCGACCTCGGTGTTCGCATCGACCGAGGACTGGCAGGACAAGGCCCTCGGCAAGCGCATCGACCGCGCCGCCCGCGAACTGGTCGTGCTCATGGAGTCCGAGGTCGAGTCCAAGATCACGGACACGTCGTGGGACAGCTACCAGCACGAGTTCGGCTCGGCCGGCGGAAACGAGCTGGGCATCGACCTCGGCTCCGACCTCATGCGCCTCGCCGCGGGCGGGACGTTGCCGGGCACGCGCAAGTAG
- a CDS encoding ABC transporter ATP-binding protein, with protein MTSVPAAAPPAIVATALTKSYGPSVALAGVDFRVTPGESVAIMGASGSGKTTLLHCLAGIITPDSGSVSLATATGPLEITTLDEAGRSRLRREAFGFVFQQGLLLPELTAIENVALPLMLTGTDRRAAEQTAAMWLAAIGLAGYETRRIGQLSGGQAQRVAIARAQTTGAAVVFADEPTGALDSQTSAEVMDALIRSTTDRGRSLVVVTHDETVAARCSRVLRLADGRIVDEVNAR; from the coding sequence ATGACCTCAGTTCCCGCTGCAGCACCCCCGGCCATCGTCGCCACCGCGCTCACCAAGTCCTACGGCCCCTCCGTCGCGCTCGCCGGCGTCGACTTCCGAGTCACTCCCGGCGAGTCGGTCGCCATCATGGGCGCGTCCGGATCGGGTAAGACCACGCTGCTGCACTGCCTGGCCGGCATCATCACGCCCGACAGCGGATCGGTGTCGCTGGCGACCGCGACCGGCCCGCTCGAGATCACGACGCTGGATGAGGCCGGTCGTTCGCGACTGCGGCGCGAAGCGTTCGGTTTCGTGTTCCAGCAGGGGCTGCTCCTGCCCGAGCTCACGGCGATCGAAAACGTCGCCCTTCCCCTGATGCTGACCGGGACGGATCGCCGCGCCGCAGAGCAGACGGCCGCGATGTGGCTCGCGGCCATCGGCCTCGCCGGGTACGAGACGCGCCGCATCGGCCAGCTCTCGGGCGGTCAGGCGCAGCGCGTGGCGATCGCCCGCGCACAGACCACCGGAGCCGCCGTCGTGTTCGCCGACGAGCCGACCGGCGCCCTCGACTCACAGACGTCCGCCGAGGTGATGGATGCGCTCATCCGCTCGACGACGGACCGCGGCCGGTCGCTCGTCGTCGTCACGCACGACGAGACCGTCGCCGCACGGTGCTCGCGCGTCCTCCGCCTCGCCGACGGGCGCATCGTGGACGAGGTGAACGCCCGATGA
- a CDS encoding DMT family transporter, whose product MKVALQFVAMGLVWGASFLFMKVALEGVSFGQVAWARLVFGALTLGVIALIMRVRLPREPIVWVHFAVVAVTYCVIPFLLFAWAEQYVSSSLASIYNAVTPITTAILVTAAFRVEKLNRDQVLGVLIGVVGVVVVVGPWAVDALAGSLWGQFACLGAVTCYGFSFGYIRKFISPRAVSATTSAFMNIGLAAVIMILLTPVVAWHPITFSWPVLLSLLALGALGTGVVYIWNMNVLRAWGPTATSGVTYVTPVVGVALGILVLGEHLTWNEPVGAVIVFAGILLTQQRVRLFTRRQAELAAQEAAARS is encoded by the coding sequence GTGAAGGTCGCTCTGCAGTTCGTCGCCATGGGTCTCGTGTGGGGCGCCAGCTTCCTCTTCATGAAGGTGGCGCTCGAGGGCGTGAGCTTCGGGCAGGTCGCGTGGGCGCGGCTCGTGTTCGGGGCACTGACTCTGGGCGTCATCGCGCTGATCATGCGCGTGCGGTTGCCGCGCGAGCCGATCGTCTGGGTTCACTTCGCGGTCGTCGCGGTCACCTACTGCGTCATCCCGTTCCTCCTGTTCGCCTGGGCCGAGCAGTACGTCTCCTCGAGCCTCGCGAGCATCTACAACGCCGTCACGCCGATCACGACGGCGATCCTCGTCACCGCCGCGTTCCGGGTCGAGAAGCTCAACCGCGACCAGGTGCTCGGCGTGCTGATCGGTGTCGTCGGTGTCGTCGTGGTGGTCGGGCCCTGGGCGGTGGACGCGCTGGCCGGCAGCCTCTGGGGCCAGTTCGCCTGCCTCGGGGCGGTCACGTGCTACGGGTTCAGCTTCGGCTACATCCGTAAGTTCATCAGCCCGCGAGCGGTGTCCGCGACGACGAGCGCGTTCATGAACATCGGGTTGGCGGCGGTCATCATGATCCTTCTGACGCCCGTGGTGGCGTGGCACCCGATCACATTCAGCTGGCCGGTGCTGCTCTCCCTCCTGGCGCTCGGCGCCCTCGGGACGGGCGTCGTCTACATCTGGAACATGAACGTGCTGCGCGCGTGGGGTCCGACCGCGACGTCGGGTGTCACCTACGTGACGCCGGTGGTCGGGGTGGCCCTCGGCATCCTCGTGCTCGGCGAGCACCTGACGTGGAACGAACCGGTGGGCGCCGTGATCGTGTTCGCGGGCATCCTGCTCACCCAGCAGCGCGTCCGGCTGTTCACCCGGCGTCAGGCCGAGCTGGCCGCCCAGGAGGCCGCGGCGCGGAGCTGA
- a CDS encoding ROK family protein, whose product MSLREPAVVGIDIGGTKTAAAVVRPDGSLTHRAETPTPAQTGAQDVLDAAAALAAAVAERAGITPDAFGVGSAGAFDEHGVVVHATDHLAGWSGADVAGGLRSRLGAPVVVVNDVHAAAIGEQTMAGLERFLFVAVGTGIGGAVVADGRVLLGASGMAGSVGHVHIPSARHRVCSCGGADHIEAFASGPGIELTYAEFTGRARDLRSIGRLAADGDVIAAQVIRVAAEDLGESLASAVVTVDPGTVLLGGGVSGLGALFIDPLAERLRASLRPPFAGVRVEAARSGSDAALIGAGRLAFQSLPAG is encoded by the coding sequence ATGTCGCTACGTGAACCCGCCGTCGTCGGCATCGACATCGGCGGGACGAAGACGGCCGCCGCGGTGGTGCGGCCGGATGGGAGCCTGACGCACCGCGCTGAGACACCGACGCCGGCGCAGACGGGCGCGCAGGATGTGCTGGATGCCGCCGCCGCTCTGGCAGCGGCCGTCGCCGAACGAGCGGGGATCACCCCGGATGCATTCGGCGTCGGCAGCGCGGGCGCCTTCGACGAGCACGGTGTCGTCGTCCATGCCACCGACCATCTGGCCGGCTGGAGCGGCGCTGACGTGGCCGGCGGCCTCCGCTCGCGGCTCGGCGCACCCGTGGTGGTCGTGAACGATGTCCACGCGGCGGCGATCGGCGAGCAGACGATGGCCGGCCTGGAGCGCTTCCTGTTCGTCGCGGTCGGAACGGGCATCGGCGGCGCCGTCGTCGCCGACGGCCGAGTGCTGCTCGGAGCGTCGGGGATGGCGGGCTCGGTGGGGCACGTCCACATCCCCTCGGCCCGGCACCGCGTGTGCTCCTGCGGCGGCGCCGATCACATCGAGGCCTTCGCCAGCGGTCCGGGCATCGAGCTCACCTACGCCGAGTTCACCGGCCGCGCGCGCGATCTGCGTTCGATCGGACGGCTGGCGGCGGACGGCGACGTCATCGCGGCGCAGGTGATCCGGGTCGCGGCCGAGGACCTGGGCGAGTCGCTCGCCTCCGCGGTCGTGACGGTCGATCCCGGCACCGTGCTGCTCGGCGGAGGAGTGTCGGGGCTCGGTGCCCTGTTCATCGATCCGCTCGCTGAGCGCCTCCGCGCGTCGTTGCGGCCGCCCTTCGCGGGTGTGCGCGTCGAGGCGGCCCGATCGGGATCCGACGCCGCTCTCATCGGTGCCGGCCGACTCGCATTCCAGTCCCTTCCGGCCGGGTAG
- a CDS encoding SDR family NAD(P)-dependent oxidoreductase — translation MGWDASALPDAHGRTVVITGANAGVGYFTAEQLATAGARVVLGCRDPERAEAAVSAIRRRVPGARVEALPLDVTDRRSIDAAADALLAYERVDALVLNAGIVHPPRTRQTDEYGNELVLATNVLGHFRLVARSIPALQRTPGSRIVTLGSLASRLGRVRVDDLQLERSYTAWRAYAGSKIAAQVFGFELDRRLRAAGSDVQSIVVHPGYSTSGRTPGIRGVNQPSRLKRFADNLQAAWTQGKDEGAHAPVRAVLDPSIGGGDYLGPALWTKGAPVHAPATRASRSPRLGAALWPLFERAAEQPFPL, via the coding sequence ATGGGCTGGGACGCATCCGCCCTGCCGGACGCCCACGGACGCACGGTCGTCATCACCGGTGCGAACGCGGGCGTCGGCTACTTCACCGCGGAGCAGCTGGCGACGGCCGGCGCCCGGGTGGTGCTCGGCTGCCGCGACCCGGAACGCGCGGAAGCGGCGGTGTCGGCCATCCGCCGCCGCGTGCCCGGTGCCCGCGTCGAGGCGCTGCCGCTGGATGTGACGGACCGGCGGTCGATCGACGCAGCGGCGGACGCCCTCCTCGCCTACGAGCGGGTGGATGCGCTGGTGCTGAACGCGGGGATCGTCCACCCGCCGCGTACCCGGCAGACCGACGAGTACGGCAACGAGCTGGTGCTGGCCACGAATGTGCTCGGACACTTCCGCCTGGTCGCACGTAGCATCCCGGCTCTGCAGCGGACCCCCGGATCGCGCATCGTCACGCTGGGTTCGCTGGCATCGCGGCTCGGCCGCGTGCGTGTCGACGACCTCCAGCTGGAGCGCTCGTACACCGCGTGGCGGGCCTACGCGGGCTCGAAGATCGCGGCGCAGGTGTTCGGGTTCGAGCTCGATCGCCGGCTGCGCGCGGCAGGATCGGACGTGCAGAGCATCGTGGTGCATCCCGGCTACTCGACCTCGGGGCGGACGCCCGGAATCCGCGGCGTCAATCAGCCGTCACGGCTGAAGCGGTTCGCCGACAACCTGCAGGCGGCGTGGACGCAGGGCAAGGACGAGGGCGCGCACGCGCCCGTCCGCGCGGTGCTCGACCCGTCGATCGGCGGCGGCGACTACCTGGGGCCCGCGCTGTGGACGAAGGGCGCACCGGTGCACGCGCCGGCGACGCGCGCATCCCGTTCGCCGCGCCTCGGCGCCGCCCTCTGGCCGCTCTTCGAGCGAGCCGCCGAGCAGCCCTTCCCCCTCTGA
- a CDS encoding LysM peptidoglycan-binding domain-containing protein codes for MYRTNRRVRTAAAAGMLVALAIALSGCALFDGGAQAKPVARHTTAKPKPTHSASPTPTPSATPTPTTPPPPPPTLTPVPSGTTVAEASVASPKGSIHFHYRIVSNGDNTYSIQYSGFTSSVPVPVSVTLIDVPPQVGDGLTWHGVADHALGGPTAGAAAASTVPLGYIGNPSYLGALVTYSSVASPDGVPVELGPDKVLAVNTVRWSIPERATNVHPVDGGARAGAAGSVPETTPSGAPARYVVAAGDTFDGVAQRFGITSQDLLWLNPSGRAYDGSLNLLENQSLNLDPQAL; via the coding sequence ATGTACAGAACGAACAGGCGCGTCCGCACCGCTGCGGCCGCGGGGATGCTCGTCGCGCTCGCCATCGCACTGTCCGGCTGCGCGCTCTTTGACGGAGGCGCGCAGGCGAAGCCGGTGGCGCGGCACACGACGGCGAAGCCGAAGCCGACGCACTCCGCGTCGCCGACGCCGACGCCCAGCGCGACGCCGACGCCGACGACACCGCCGCCTCCGCCACCGACACTCACTCCGGTCCCGTCGGGCACCACCGTCGCCGAGGCGAGTGTCGCGTCGCCTAAGGGCAGCATCCACTTCCACTACCGGATCGTGTCGAACGGCGACAACACGTACTCGATCCAATACAGCGGCTTCACCTCGAGCGTCCCGGTACCTGTCTCTGTCACGTTGATCGACGTTCCGCCGCAGGTCGGGGACGGCCTCACCTGGCATGGCGTCGCCGACCACGCCCTCGGCGGACCCACGGCCGGCGCGGCCGCCGCCTCGACGGTCCCGCTGGGCTACATCGGCAACCCGTCGTACCTCGGCGCCCTGGTGACCTACTCGTCCGTCGCGTCGCCCGACGGCGTGCCCGTCGAGCTCGGCCCGGACAAGGTGCTCGCGGTGAACACGGTCCGCTGGTCGATCCCCGAGCGGGCGACCAACGTCCATCCCGTCGACGGCGGTGCGCGTGCGGGTGCGGCAGGCAGCGTCCCGGAGACGACCCCCTCCGGCGCTCCCGCGCGCTATGTCGTTGCGGCCGGGGACACGTTCGACGGCGTCGCGCAGCGGTTCGGCATCACGTCGCAGGACCTGCTCTGGCTGAACCCGAGCGGTCGCGCGTACGACGGCAGCCTCAACCTGCTCGAGAATCAGTCGCTCAACCTCGATCCGCAAGCCCTCTGA
- a CDS encoding LLM class flavin-dependent oxidoreductase has protein sequence MQYGIFSVSDITRDPVSGETPSEAERIDAIVKIAKHAEEVGLDVFAIGEHHNPPFFSSSPTTLLAHIAALTERLTVTTSTTLITTNDPVRIAEEYAMLQHLSKGRMDLMVGRGNTGPVYPWFGQDIRQSLPLALENYNLLHRLWREDVVDWEGRFRTPLQGFTSTPRPLDDVPPFVWHASIRTPEIAEQAAFYGNGFFANNIFWPKEHFQRLIAFYRERFEHYGHGTAKEAIVGLGGQAFIAKNSQDAKNQFRPYFNEAPVYGNGPTMEEFTDATPLTVGSPQEVIDKTLTFREWAGDYQRQLFLMDHAGLPLKTVLEQLDLLGEHVIPVLRKETEARKDPETPDAPTHASLVKAKYGDADPRQPRPNANRGDNVTGASPYQDTDEQVEVSYPAL, from the coding sequence ATGCAGTACGGAATCTTCTCCGTCAGCGACATCACCCGCGACCCCGTGTCCGGTGAGACGCCGAGCGAGGCGGAGCGCATCGACGCGATCGTGAAGATCGCGAAGCACGCGGAGGAGGTCGGGCTGGACGTCTTCGCCATCGGCGAGCACCACAACCCGCCGTTCTTCTCCTCGTCGCCCACCACCCTGCTGGCCCACATCGCCGCTCTCACCGAGCGGCTCACGGTCACCACATCCACCACCCTGATCACCACCAACGACCCGGTGCGCATCGCCGAGGAGTACGCGATGCTCCAGCACCTGTCGAAGGGCCGCATGGACCTCATGGTCGGGCGTGGGAACACCGGCCCGGTGTACCCGTGGTTCGGCCAGGACATCCGCCAGAGCCTGCCGCTCGCGCTCGAGAACTACAACCTCCTGCACCGCCTGTGGCGCGAGGACGTCGTCGACTGGGAGGGACGCTTCCGCACGCCGCTGCAGGGCTTCACCTCCACGCCGCGCCCCCTCGACGACGTGCCGCCGTTCGTCTGGCACGCCAGCATCCGCACCCCCGAGATCGCCGAGCAGGCCGCGTTCTACGGCAACGGGTTCTTCGCCAACAACATCTTCTGGCCGAAGGAGCACTTCCAGCGTCTGATCGCGTTCTACCGTGAGCGCTTCGAGCACTACGGCCACGGCACCGCGAAGGAGGCGATCGTCGGACTCGGCGGCCAGGCCTTCATCGCGAAGAACTCGCAGGACGCGAAGAACCAGTTCCGCCCCTACTTCAACGAGGCCCCGGTCTACGGCAACGGGCCGACGATGGAGGAGTTCACGGATGCGACCCCGCTGACCGTCGGCAGCCCACAGGAGGTCATCGACAAGACGCTGACGTTCCGCGAGTGGGCGGGCGACTACCAGCGCCAGCTGTTCCTGATGGACCACGCCGGCCTGCCGCTCAAGACGGTCCTCGAGCAGCTGGACCTGCTCGGCGAGCACGTCATCCCCGTCCTCCGCAAGGAGACCGAGGCGCGCAAGGACCCGGAGACGCCGGACGCCCCCACCCACGCGTCCCTCGTGAAGGCGAAGTACGGCGACGCGGACCCGCGCCAGCCGCGCCCGAACGCGAACCGCGGCGACAACGTCACCGGCGCGTCCCCCTACCAGGACACCGACGAGCAGGTCGAGGTGAGCTACCCGGCGCTCTGA
- a CDS encoding GNAT family N-acetyltransferase: MDYLTQPIDPTSENDLAAGGLRLTLVDTSDPAAFDGWIRADFRGFHSERPKDEVLEEARGYLGRRRTTGVYDDAIPSREPVGTVNSWVAPLTVPGGQRVGAWAISSVTVAPTHRRRGIARALLGGELRAAHALGVPLAILTVSESVIYGRWGFGPATFATAWNVDTKRVRWAGGETPGRLSFTDPEEYRETGERVLDAVMAGRPGEIGLEPYLAHRLIGPLKGSPDADKYRLVRYDSPSGEPEGFVSYVVKGDDDFTRHTVEVNHLAAATDEALTALWRYLLDLDLVATVKVWTRGVDEPLPTLVSDIRGARVTDLEDHLWVRILDVPAALQARTYERDGSLVLDVTDDLGLAAGRFRLTVTDGRAEVSPTDDAAEVTLPVASLGSVYLGHSLARGLGLAGRIQGDVDALDRVFRTAVPPRLSTWF; encoded by the coding sequence ATGGACTACCTCACCCAGCCCATCGATCCGACCTCCGAGAACGACCTCGCGGCGGGCGGACTCCGCCTGACCCTCGTCGACACCTCCGACCCCGCCGCGTTCGACGGCTGGATCCGCGCCGACTTCCGCGGCTTCCACAGCGAACGTCCGAAGGACGAGGTGCTGGAGGAGGCGCGCGGCTACCTGGGCCGCCGCCGCACCACCGGCGTCTACGACGACGCCATCCCCTCCCGCGAGCCGGTCGGCACCGTGAACTCCTGGGTCGCACCGCTCACCGTCCCGGGCGGCCAGCGCGTCGGCGCCTGGGCGATCAGCTCGGTCACCGTCGCGCCCACCCACCGCCGGCGCGGCATCGCCCGTGCGCTGCTGGGCGGGGAGCTGCGCGCGGCACATGCTCTCGGCGTGCCGCTTGCCATCCTCACCGTTTCCGAGTCGGTCATCTACGGGCGATGGGGATTCGGCCCCGCGACGTTCGCTACCGCCTGGAACGTGGACACCAAGCGCGTGCGCTGGGCGGGCGGCGAGACGCCGGGCCGCCTTTCGTTCACCGACCCGGAGGAGTATCGCGAGACCGGCGAGCGCGTGCTCGACGCCGTGATGGCCGGCCGACCCGGCGAGATCGGGCTGGAGCCGTACCTGGCCCACCGCCTGATCGGTCCGCTCAAGGGCAGCCCCGACGCCGACAAGTACCGCCTCGTGCGCTACGACTCCCCGTCGGGCGAGCCCGAGGGCTTCGTCTCGTACGTGGTCAAGGGCGACGACGACTTCACGCGCCACACCGTCGAGGTGAATCACCTGGCGGCCGCGACGGATGAGGCACTCACCGCCCTCTGGCGCTACCTGCTCGACCTCGACCTGGTCGCCACGGTGAAGGTGTGGACCCGCGGGGTCGACGAGCCCCTTCCTACCCTGGTCTCCGACATCCGCGGCGCGCGGGTCACCGACCTCGAGGACCACCTCTGGGTGCGCATCCTCGACGTCCCCGCAGCCCTGCAGGCGCGGACGTACGAACGCGACGGCTCCCTCGTCCTCGACGTGACGGACGACCTGGGCCTCGCCGCCGGCCGCTTCCGGCTCACCGTGACGGACGGACGCGCCGAGGTCTCCCCGACCGACGACGCTGCCGAAGTCACCCTGCCGGTCGCATCCCTCGGCAGCGTCTACCTCGGGCACAGCCTGGCGCGCGGGCTCGGCCTGGCCGGCCGCATCCAGGGCGACGTGGATGCGCTGGACCGCGTCTTCCGCACGGCCGTCCCGCCGCGGTTGAGCACCTGGTTCTGA